The proteins below come from a single Vanessa tameamea isolate UH-Manoa-2023 chromosome 15, ilVanTame1 primary haplotype, whole genome shotgun sequence genomic window:
- the Speck gene encoding arylalkylamine N-acetyltransferase 1 has translation MAVTSARSIINMKEKGHFGHEKTRIDKYTLADELPAQLSELDLRPRTMSPSYTLRKLTPKDKEPVIDFLRRFFFRDEPLNLTINLLETPESRCIELEDYASSTLSDGASVAAIDENGDFVGMVINGIVKREEVDYTDKSEGCPNPKFRRILKLLGYLDREARIWDKLPQSCHTVLEIRIASTHSDWRGRGLMRVLCEETERIAKELGASALRMDTTSAFSAAAAERLKYKKVYGLFYSELPYAPHPEPPHLEGRVYLKEI, from the exons atggcgGTTACAAGTGCCAGGAGCATTATCAATATGAAGGAGAAGGGTCATTTTGGTCATGAGAAAACAAGGATTGATAAATACAcg TTGGCAGACGAGCTGCCGGCTCAGCTTTCTGAGCTGGACCTCAGGCCACGGACCATGTCCCCTTCCTACACCCTGCGCAAGTTGACGCCAAAGGACAAGGAACCAGTGATAGACTTCTTGAGGAG ATTTTTCTTCCGCGATGAACCTTTGAACCTGACAATAAACCTGCTCGAAACCCCTGAGTCTCGCTGCATCGAACTAGAGGACTATGCATCTTCCACACTTAGTGATGGCGCATCAGTAGCCGCAATTGATGAAAATGGAGATTTCGTGGGCATGGTCATCAATGGAATTGTCAAAAGAGAA GAAGTCGATTATACGGATAAGTCGGAAGGCTGTCCGAACCCGAAGTTCCGACGGATCTTAAAACTTCTCGGCTATCTGGATCGCGAAGCAAGGATTTGGGACAAGCTGCCTCAGTCCTGCCACACCGTTCTGGAGATCAGAATAGCATCCACCCACTCCGACTGGAGAGGAAGGGGTCTCATGAGGGTCTTATGTGAGGAGACaga ACGGATAGCAAAGGAATTGGGCGCGAGCGCCTTACGGATGGACACCACCTCTGCTTTCTCTGCCGCTGCAGCGGAACGTCTGAAGTACAAGAAAGTGTACGGCTTGTTCTACTCAGAACTGCCCTACGCCCCGCACCCAGAGCCCCCACATCTTGAAGGCAGAGTGTATCTCAAAGAGATTTAA